From the genome of Lotus japonicus ecotype B-129 chromosome 6, LjGifu_v1.2, one region includes:
- the LOC130722498 gene encoding uncharacterized protein LOC130722498, translated as MQPKDMTYNVIGIWHPQSSIQHHQIFFNLSLHTQILFFSVTLVLMASLMMSFAPATTTVFAATAAKGAGGAKEEKSILDWILGGMQKEDQLLETDPILKKVEEKSGGTTSGRGKNTVAMPQKKKGGGFGGLFAKN; from the coding sequence ATGCAGCCAAAAGACATGACATATAATGTCATTGGCATTTGGCATCCACAATCCTCCATCCAACATCACCaaatcttcttcaacctctctcTACACACACAAATTTTATTCTTCTCAGTAACTTTGGTGCTGATGGCTTCCCTAATGATGTCATTTGCTCCTGCAACCACCACAGTGTTTGCTGCAACAGCAGCTAAGGGTGCTGGTGGTGCCAAGGAAGAAAAAAGCATTCTGGATTGGATTTTGGGAGGGATGCAGAAGGAGGACCAGCTGCTAGAGACTGACCCTATCCTCAAGAAGGTGGAGGAGAAGAGTGGAGGTACCACCAGTGGTCGCGGCAAGAACACTGTGGCAATGCCACAAAAGAAGAAGGGTGGTGGCTTTGGAGGCCTCTTTGCAAAGAACTGA